One Lacunisphaera limnophila DNA window includes the following coding sequences:
- a CDS encoding UDP-N-acetylglucosamine diphosphorylase, with translation MKASEFFALPPSLARFAPYFSAEAAPWDWIKQIGAALESVEFEAAGLKIPAGVHVEGKVWLHPTVKLPAHATIIGPVYIGARTDIRPGAFIRNNVIVGEGCVLGNSSEFKNCLLLDSVQVPHFNYVGDSILGNGAHLGAGVICSNLRLDQSEVTVRLPHETVRTGLRKFGAILGDQAEVGCNAVLNPGSVLGRRALVMPTMAFSGYLPPATIARVRQSVTMIPRRD, from the coding sequence GTGAAAGCCTCCGAATTTTTCGCGTTACCCCCTTCGCTGGCCCGGTTTGCGCCCTATTTTTCCGCCGAGGCGGCGCCGTGGGATTGGATCAAGCAGATCGGGGCGGCGTTGGAGAGCGTCGAGTTCGAGGCGGCGGGGTTGAAGATCCCGGCCGGGGTGCACGTGGAGGGCAAGGTGTGGTTGCATCCGACGGTCAAGCTGCCGGCCCATGCCACGATCATCGGGCCCGTCTACATCGGGGCACGGACGGACATCCGACCCGGCGCCTTCATCCGCAACAACGTGATCGTTGGCGAGGGCTGCGTGCTGGGAAATTCCAGCGAGTTCAAGAACTGCCTGCTGCTGGATAGCGTGCAGGTGCCACATTTCAATTACGTGGGTGATTCCATCCTGGGCAATGGCGCCCATCTGGGGGCGGGCGTCATCTGCTCGAACCTCCGGCTCGACCAGAGCGAGGTGACGGTGCGGCTGCCCCACGAGACAGTCCGGACCGGGCTGCGAAAGTTCGGGGCGATCCTGGGCGACCAGGCGGAGGTCGGGTGCAATGCCGTGCTCAATCCCGGCAGTGTCCTAGGCCGGCGCGCGCTGGTGATGCCCACGATGGCCTTCAGCGGCTACCTGCCCCCGGCCACGATCGCGCGGGTGCGGCAGAGTGTGACGATGATCCCGCGGCGGGACTGA
- the trpS gene encoding tryptophan--tRNA ligase has protein sequence MPRILTGITPSGTLHIGNYFGAMRPAIELQAGGDAFYFIADYHSMTVITDPAERRAFSHGIALDWLACGLDPAKAVFWRQSDVPEVCELMWMIGSLTPMGLLERAHSYKDKLAKGIAPNFGLFSYPVLMAADILLYDTHIVPVGKDQKQHLEMTRDIAIKFNQTYGEGTFVVPEERIAEAVAVIPGLDGQKMSKSYGNTIEIFGDEKALRKKIMGIVMDSRTPAEPKPDADKNLAIQLLKFFAPADVAADYENRLRAGGLGYGDLKKALFEHYWNHFAPYRAKRAELAANPDYVEQVLREGAQRARVVAGQVMARARKNCGLR, from the coding sequence ATGCCCCGCATCCTCACCGGCATCACGCCTTCCGGCACCCTCCATATCGGCAACTATTTCGGCGCGATGCGCCCGGCCATCGAGCTGCAGGCGGGCGGGGACGCGTTTTATTTCATCGCGGACTATCACTCGATGACGGTGATCACCGACCCGGCCGAGCGCCGGGCGTTTTCCCATGGCATCGCCCTGGACTGGCTGGCCTGCGGGCTGGACCCGGCCAAGGCCGTGTTCTGGCGGCAGAGCGACGTGCCGGAGGTCTGTGAACTCATGTGGATGATCGGCTCGCTGACCCCGATGGGGCTGCTGGAGCGGGCGCACAGCTACAAGGACAAGCTGGCCAAGGGCATCGCCCCGAATTTCGGCCTGTTCTCCTACCCGGTGCTGATGGCTGCGGACATCCTGCTTTACGACACCCACATCGTGCCGGTGGGCAAGGACCAGAAGCAACACCTGGAGATGACGCGGGACATCGCGATCAAGTTCAACCAGACGTATGGCGAGGGCACCTTCGTGGTGCCGGAGGAGCGCATCGCCGAGGCGGTGGCGGTCATCCCCGGGCTCGACGGCCAGAAGATGTCCAAGAGCTACGGCAACACGATTGAGATCTTCGGCGACGAGAAGGCGCTGCGGAAAAAAATCATGGGCATCGTGATGGACTCGCGGACCCCGGCGGAGCCCAAGCCGGATGCGGACAAGAACCTCGCCATCCAGCTGCTGAAATTTTTCGCCCCGGCGGACGTGGCGGCGGATTATGAAAACCGGCTCCGGGCCGGCGGCCTGGGCTACGGAGACCTGAAGAAGGCGCTGTTCGAGCACTACTGGAATCATTTTGCGCCCTACCGGGCGAAACGAGCCGAACTGGCGGCCAATCCGGATTATGTGGAACAGGTGCTGCGCGAGGGTGCGCAGCGCGCGCGGGTGGTGGCCGGGCAGGTCATGGCGCGGGCACGGAAGAACTGCGGGTTGCGCTGA
- a CDS encoding iron chaperone gives MISKATTVDGFLNTLTDAERAIFTKLRSLLKQAHPKVTESMQYRMPTYLVGDYHLGAFNKQKHYLCLYVNPEAADPYRQELKAAGLDCGKSCIRFTKPEMLPLPLAAKIIKAAGKLAGK, from the coding sequence ATGATCTCCAAGGCAACCACGGTGGACGGGTTTCTCAATACCCTGACCGATGCCGAGCGGGCGATCTTCACGAAGCTCCGCAGCCTCCTCAAGCAGGCCCACCCCAAGGTCACGGAATCCATGCAATACCGCATGCCGACCTACCTCGTCGGTGACTATCACCTCGGGGCCTTCAACAAGCAGAAACACTACCTCTGCCTCTACGTGAACCCTGAGGCCGCCGACCCCTACCGCCAGGAACTCAAGGCCGCCGGCCTCGACTGCGGCAAGAGCTGCATCCGCTTCACCAAGCCGGAAATGCTCCCCCTCCCCCTCGCCGCCAAGATCATCAAGGCCGCCGGCAAACTCGCCGGCAAATAG
- a CDS encoding glycoside hydrolase family 140 protein yields the protein MQNRLPLGRRLIWFVLLLVLPLTVSAALPAVRVHAGGHHLETADGRPFFWLGDTAWALLHATDRDECSHFLRTRADQGYTVIQANVLAEMNGVRRPSALGEKPFLHDDPTQPNPAYFDRLVEVVDEAATLGLYVALLPAWGDKVTAPWGDGPRLFHLDNLPVARAYGRYLGAKVRGRSNVIWMLGGDRPAVLDPSRPGDYPNSSGIAAGFPADHDWRPIWREMIAGLHEGFGTKALTLYHPPGGSGTSATLGQEPWLDLNGLQSGHGGGHDVPIWENIAHDYALTPAKPTLDLEPNYEDHPVSPWPRWDPALGYFRDHDVRKQCYRSVLAGACGVTYGHHAVWQFAGRRNDSINYADRDWVDALQRPAARQMLHLRRLIESRPFFTRIPDSALVVTRETDRSRHLVASRDEAGTYGFIYFPTSDQSAQIDLGRLRPGPLHVRWYDPRTGFARDAGIVEGKGPATFTSPSFGPDWVLVLDSMAAGYRAPGL from the coding sequence ATGCAAAACCGTCTACCCCTCGGTCGCAGGCTGATCTGGTTTGTCCTGCTGCTCGTGCTGCCCCTCACCGTCTCCGCCGCTCTGCCCGCCGTCCGCGTTCACGCCGGCGGCCACCACCTCGAGACCGCCGACGGCCGCCCGTTCTTCTGGCTCGGCGACACCGCCTGGGCCCTGCTCCACGCCACGGACCGCGATGAGTGCAGCCACTTTCTCCGCACCCGCGCCGACCAGGGCTACACCGTCATCCAGGCCAATGTGCTCGCCGAGATGAACGGCGTCCGGCGCCCCAGCGCCCTCGGCGAAAAACCCTTCCTCCACGACGATCCCACCCAGCCCAATCCCGCCTACTTCGACCGCCTCGTCGAGGTCGTCGACGAGGCCGCCACGCTCGGCCTCTACGTCGCGCTCCTCCCCGCCTGGGGCGACAAGGTCACCGCGCCCTGGGGCGACGGCCCGCGCCTCTTCCACCTCGACAACCTGCCCGTCGCCCGCGCCTACGGCCGTTACCTCGGCGCCAAAGTGCGCGGTCGCAGCAATGTCATCTGGATGCTGGGTGGCGACCGGCCGGCCGTGCTCGATCCGTCCCGTCCCGGAGATTATCCCAATTCCTCCGGCATCGCCGCCGGCTTCCCCGCCGACCACGACTGGCGCCCCATCTGGCGCGAGATGATCGCCGGTCTTCACGAAGGTTTCGGCACCAAGGCCCTCACCCTCTACCACCCGCCCGGCGGCAGCGGCACCTCGGCCACGCTCGGGCAGGAACCGTGGCTCGATCTCAACGGCCTGCAAAGCGGGCACGGCGGCGGCCATGACGTGCCCATCTGGGAGAACATCGCCCACGACTACGCCCTCACCCCAGCCAAACCCACCCTCGACCTCGAGCCCAACTACGAGGACCACCCGGTCAGCCCCTGGCCGCGCTGGGATCCTGCGCTCGGCTATTTCCGCGACCACGACGTGCGCAAGCAATGCTACCGCTCCGTCCTCGCCGGTGCCTGCGGCGTCACCTACGGCCACCACGCTGTCTGGCAATTCGCCGGCCGGCGCAACGACTCCATCAACTATGCCGACCGCGACTGGGTCGACGCCCTGCAGCGCCCCGCCGCCCGACAGATGCTCCACCTCCGCCGTCTGATCGAATCCCGCCCCTTCTTTACCCGCATCCCCGATTCCGCCTTGGTCGTCACCCGCGAGACCGACCGCTCCCGCCACCTCGTTGCCAGCCGCGACGAAGCCGGCACCTACGGCTTCATCTATTTCCCCACCTCCGACCAGTCCGCGCAAATCGACCTCGGCCGGCTGCGGCCCGGCCCGCTCCACGTCCGCTGGTATGACCCGCGCACCGGCTTCGCGCGCGACGCCGGGATCGTCGAGGGCAAGGGTCCGGCCACCTTCACCAGCCCGTCCTTCGGCCCCGACTGGGTGCTCGTGCTCGACAGCATGGCCGCCGGCTATCGCGCCCCGGGTTTGTGA
- a CDS encoding lysophospholipid acyltransferase family protein, translating into MSRTPDVMKLTPFYGFFHYLASTIHSMWFRGDVAGTDNFPVDGPFLIASNHASHLDPPLVGCHVARQMRFFARKSLWSNRAFAWWLNQVETIPVERDSGDIGAIKRVLQALKENRAVVLFPEGTRSPDGLLHKPKAGVGLMACKTGVPVVPCRIYGSFQAFGKGAAIPSFGSPVTIVFGPPISAGDYDDPAAGKARYETAAQRIMDRIAAIPAPAYPVI; encoded by the coding sequence ATGTCCCGCACGCCCGACGTAATGAAGCTGACGCCGTTCTACGGCTTCTTCCATTATCTCGCCTCGACGATCCACAGCATGTGGTTCCGCGGCGACGTCGCCGGCACGGACAACTTCCCGGTCGACGGCCCCTTCCTGATCGCCTCGAACCACGCCAGCCACCTTGACCCGCCACTCGTCGGCTGCCACGTGGCGCGCCAGATGCGTTTCTTCGCCCGCAAAAGCCTCTGGAGCAACCGGGCCTTCGCCTGGTGGCTGAACCAGGTGGAAACCATCCCGGTCGAACGCGACAGCGGCGACATCGGCGCCATCAAGCGCGTGCTGCAGGCGTTGAAGGAAAACCGCGCCGTGGTGCTGTTCCCCGAGGGGACGCGCTCGCCCGACGGCCTGCTCCACAAACCCAAGGCCGGCGTCGGCCTCATGGCCTGCAAGACCGGCGTGCCCGTGGTGCCCTGCCGGATCTACGGCTCCTTCCAGGCTTTCGGCAAGGGCGCGGCCATTCCCAGCTTCGGTTCGCCCGTGACCATCGTCTTCGGCCCGCCGATTTCGGCCGGCGACTACGATGATCCCGCGGCCGGCAAGGCCCGCTATGAGACCGCCGCCCAGCGCATCATGGACCGCATCGCGGCCATCCCCGCCCCCGCCTACCCGGTGATCTGA
- the cmk gene encoding (d)CMP kinase → MGSSPLIIVAIDGGAASGKSSTSRLLADRFNLLHVDTGSFYRHITAELLRRGVPHADRPALLAALPGLKFSTRLEGRSARMLVDGQAAGDEIRDQRVNDHVSHYAAVPEVRQVLLGYQRGQTEVARQHGFRGLVMEGRDIGSVIFPDADFRFFLHADPAERAKRRAAEGRQDSVAERDRLDSSRKTSPLVVPAGAIDVDSTFLTLEQVVDKLAALIAPKLP, encoded by the coding sequence ATGGGATCCTCCCCCCTCATCATCGTCGCCATCGACGGCGGCGCCGCCTCCGGCAAATCCTCTACCTCCCGGCTCCTCGCCGACCGGTTCAACCTGCTCCACGTGGATACCGGCTCCTTCTACCGGCACATCACCGCGGAACTCCTCCGCCGCGGCGTGCCCCACGCGGACCGCCCCGCCCTCCTCGCCGCCCTGCCCGGCTTGAAATTCTCCACCCGGCTCGAGGGTCGCTCCGCCCGCATGCTCGTGGACGGCCAGGCGGCCGGCGACGAAATCCGCGACCAGCGCGTCAACGACCACGTCTCCCACTACGCCGCCGTGCCCGAGGTGCGCCAGGTCCTCCTGGGCTACCAGCGCGGCCAGACCGAGGTCGCACGCCAGCACGGCTTCCGCGGGCTCGTGATGGAGGGCCGCGACATCGGGTCCGTCATCTTCCCCGACGCTGACTTCCGCTTCTTCTTGCACGCCGACCCCGCCGAACGCGCCAAGCGCCGCGCCGCCGAGGGCCGGCAGGATTCCGTCGCCGAGCGCGACCGCCTCGACTCCTCCCGCAAGACCTCCCCCCTCGTCGTCCCCGCCGGCGCCATCGATGTCGACTCGACCTTCCTCACCCTCGAGCAGGTGGTCGACAAACTGGCCGCCCTCATCGCCCCCAAGCTGCCCTGA
- a CDS encoding 3-phosphoshikimate 1-carboxyvinyltransferase codes for MSSYPPTLPIIPFTQPVRGQAPLPGSKSITNRALILAALSPRTVTLRGALFSRDTRIMVAALRALGFTVATDEAALTITIEGRGGEIPVREARIEVGNAGTAARFLTAFVCLRPDGLYHFDGDEAMRRRPIGALLEALESQGARASARAFPFTLATAGLPGGPVQLDASESSQLLSALLMVSPHARTPLDVQLKGETVSRPFVTMTERMIAQFAAQPADYAIEGDATAASYFATLAVVTEGGLDVPGLNLAPDALQGDIEFFRLLTARGLIRTAGQHVAHAPARSGVIAHFNDFSDTFLSLAAISPLLDGPTKIVGIAHTRKQETDRVAGMARELTRLGQHVIETEDALEIHPRPLTPDVEIETYHDHRFAMSFAILGCHDLRGDGRPWLTIKDPACCTKTFPAFFDLLASLRSGSH; via the coding sequence ATGTCTTCCTACCCTCCCACGCTCCCGATCATCCCGTTCACGCAGCCCGTGCGCGGCCAGGCCCCCCTGCCCGGCTCCAAGAGCATCACCAACCGCGCCCTCATCCTGGCGGCCCTGAGCCCCCGGACCGTCACGCTCCGCGGCGCCCTTTTCAGCCGCGACACCCGCATCATGGTCGCCGCCCTGCGCGCCCTCGGCTTCACCGTCGCCACCGACGAGGCCGCGCTCACCATCACCATCGAGGGCCGCGGCGGCGAGATCCCCGTGCGCGAGGCCCGCATCGAGGTCGGCAACGCCGGCACGGCCGCGCGCTTCCTCACCGCCTTCGTCTGCCTGCGCCCCGACGGGCTCTACCACTTCGACGGCGACGAGGCCATGCGCCGCCGCCCCATCGGCGCGCTGCTCGAGGCCCTTGAATCCCAGGGCGCCCGGGCCAGCGCCCGGGCCTTTCCGTTCACGCTCGCGACCGCCGGCCTCCCCGGCGGCCCGGTCCAGCTCGACGCTTCCGAAAGCAGCCAGCTGCTTTCCGCCCTGCTCATGGTGTCGCCGCACGCCCGCACCCCGCTCGACGTGCAGCTCAAGGGCGAAACCGTCTCCCGTCCGTTCGTGACCATGACCGAACGCATGATCGCCCAGTTCGCCGCCCAGCCGGCCGACTACGCCATTGAGGGCGACGCCACCGCCGCCAGCTACTTCGCCACCCTCGCCGTCGTCACCGAGGGCGGCCTCGACGTCCCCGGGCTCAACCTGGCCCCGGATGCCCTGCAGGGCGACATCGAGTTCTTCCGGCTCCTCACCGCCCGCGGTCTGATCCGGACCGCCGGCCAACACGTGGCCCATGCTCCCGCCCGCTCGGGCGTGATCGCCCATTTCAACGACTTCTCCGACACCTTTCTCTCCCTCGCCGCCATCTCCCCGCTGCTCGACGGGCCGACCAAGATCGTCGGCATCGCCCACACGCGCAAACAGGAGACCGACCGGGTGGCCGGCATGGCTCGGGAACTGACCCGGCTCGGCCAGCACGTCATCGAGACCGAGGACGCCCTTGAGATCCACCCGCGCCCGCTCACGCCCGACGTCGAAATCGAGACCTACCATGACCACCGCTTCGCCATGAGTTTCGCCATCCTTGGCTGCCACGACCTCCGCGGCGACGGCCGGCCCTGGCTCACAATCAAGGATCCGGCCTGCTGCACCAAGACCTTCCCGGCATTCTTTGACTTGCTGGCCAGCCTGCGGTCCGGCTCTCATTGA
- a CDS encoding prephenate dehydrogenase, which translates to MFDEIAILAPGLLGASVARAARHYGAAQRTTLWARRPEVRLQLQGQAWCDRVADTPAAAVQSAQLVIICAPVDQIVPLVQQIAPALPPGALVTDVGSVKGEISRLSHVALAPRHAFVGSHPMAGSEKTGWEHGRADLFKGRTTFVTPLPETDPAAAARVAAFWTALESDVATVEPDAHDEIVAHISHLPQVLASTLCASLAKREVRWRNHAGGGLRDTTRIAGSDPKLWKTILAQNRDEVLRAVRAYQEELHGLERALANRDWFEVQAILERGRAYRDQFRPIP; encoded by the coding sequence GTGTTTGACGAAATCGCCATCCTCGCCCCCGGCCTGCTCGGCGCCTCCGTGGCCCGCGCCGCCCGCCACTATGGCGCCGCCCAACGCACCACGCTCTGGGCCCGCCGCCCGGAGGTGCGCCTGCAACTGCAGGGCCAGGCCTGGTGCGACCGCGTGGCCGACACCCCCGCCGCCGCCGTCCAGTCCGCCCAACTCGTCATCATCTGCGCGCCGGTCGACCAGATCGTCCCTCTCGTCCAGCAGATCGCCCCCGCCCTGCCCCCCGGCGCCCTCGTCACCGATGTCGGCAGCGTGAAGGGCGAGATCTCCCGCCTCAGCCACGTCGCCCTCGCCCCCCGCCACGCTTTCGTCGGCTCCCACCCCATGGCCGGCTCCGAAAAAACCGGCTGGGAACACGGCCGCGCCGACCTCTTCAAGGGCCGCACCACTTTTGTCACCCCGCTCCCCGAGACCGACCCCGCGGCCGCCGCGCGCGTCGCCGCCTTCTGGACCGCGCTCGAATCCGACGTCGCCACCGTCGAGCCCGATGCCCACGACGAGATCGTCGCCCACATCAGCCATCTCCCCCAGGTCCTCGCCTCCACCCTCTGCGCCAGCCTGGCGAAGCGCGAGGTCCGCTGGCGCAACCACGCCGGCGGCGGCCTCCGCGACACCACCCGCATCGCCGGCAGCGACCCGAAGCTCTGGAAAACCATCCTCGCCCAGAACCGCGACGAGGTCCTGCGCGCCGTCCGCGCCTACCAGGAGGAACTCCACGGCCTCGAGCGCGCCCTCGCCAACCGCGACTGGTTCGAGGTCCAGGCCATCCTCGAGCGCGGCCGCGCCTACCGCGACCAATTCCGCCCCATTCCGTGA
- a CDS encoding EVE domain-containing protein, with product MTTQYWLVKSEPDTYAWDTFVRDGRTDWTGVRNYAARLHLKAMRPGDEVLYYHSNEGKAVVGIARVTKEAFPDRTADEDGWVAVELAPVAPLKKPVTLAAIKAEPALKDIALVRQGRLSVMPLKPVEFARIVKLGGRANL from the coding sequence ATGACAACGCAATATTGGCTCGTGAAATCCGAACCCGACACCTACGCGTGGGACACCTTCGTCCGCGACGGCCGCACCGACTGGACCGGCGTGCGCAACTACGCCGCCCGCCTCCATCTCAAGGCCATGCGTCCCGGGGACGAAGTGCTCTATTATCACAGCAACGAGGGCAAGGCCGTGGTCGGGATTGCCCGCGTGACCAAGGAAGCTTTCCCGGACCGGACGGCCGACGAGGACGGCTGGGTCGCCGTCGAACTCGCCCCCGTCGCCCCGCTAAAAAAACCCGTCACCCTCGCAGCGATCAAGGCCGAGCCGGCGCTCAAGGACATCGCCCTCGTCCGTCAGGGCCGGTTGTCCGTGATGCCGCTCAAGCCCGTAGAGTTCGCCCGCATCGTGAAACTCGGCGGCCGGGCTAATTTATAG
- a CDS encoding PIN/TRAM domain-containing protein, with translation MNKTLLVIRLLFIFLCIAASWLVCYSIKEWDDHRGLAMVIGLMIGLLVVLIDVMLKGFSLRGLTALTFGLAMGTLISWMIGSSPLLQEGDPQVIYLVQLALFVICTYLGTVIALRGKDDFNLVIPYVRFVPHEVDVPLVVVDTSALVDGRIAKVCETRFLAAGLIIPSFVLTELQGIADSPDPVKQARGRRGLQVLNDLRALKHVDIRIHQSEVSRRQDIEAKLVFLAQSMRAKLLTTDTNLASMARFQGVEWLNLHALETALRPELVIGESIAVELVRPGKDEGQALGFLGDGSMVVVNNARAFVGKRVTAEIIGVLPSGSGKMVFATLLGEDVPV, from the coding sequence ATGAACAAGACCCTGCTCGTCATCCGGCTCCTCTTTATTTTTCTCTGCATCGCGGCGAGCTGGCTGGTGTGTTATTCGATCAAGGAGTGGGACGACCACCGCGGGCTGGCCATGGTCATCGGCCTGATGATCGGCCTGCTGGTCGTGCTGATCGACGTGATGCTGAAGGGGTTTTCCCTGCGGGGGCTGACGGCGCTGACCTTCGGGCTGGCGATGGGTACCTTGATTTCCTGGATGATCGGCAGCTCGCCGCTGCTGCAGGAAGGCGACCCCCAGGTGATCTACCTGGTGCAGCTCGCGCTGTTTGTGATCTGCACCTACCTGGGCACGGTCATCGCCCTGCGGGGCAAGGATGACTTCAACCTGGTGATCCCGTATGTGCGGTTTGTGCCGCACGAGGTGGACGTGCCGCTGGTGGTGGTGGACACGAGCGCCTTGGTGGATGGGCGCATCGCGAAAGTCTGCGAGACGCGGTTCCTGGCCGCCGGCCTGATCATCCCGAGCTTCGTGCTGACGGAGCTGCAGGGCATCGCCGATTCGCCGGACCCGGTGAAGCAGGCGCGGGGGCGCCGCGGCCTGCAGGTGCTGAATGATCTCCGTGCGCTGAAGCACGTGGATATCCGGATTCACCAGAGCGAAGTTTCACGCCGGCAGGACATTGAGGCCAAGCTGGTGTTTCTCGCCCAGTCGATGCGGGCCAAGCTGCTGACCACGGACACCAATCTCGCCTCGATGGCCCGGTTCCAAGGGGTGGAGTGGCTGAATCTGCATGCCTTGGAGACGGCCTTGCGGCCCGAGTTGGTGATCGGGGAGAGCATCGCGGTCGAGCTGGTCCGGCCCGGCAAGGACGAGGGGCAGGCGCTTGGATTCCTGGGTGACGGCTCGATGGTGGTGGTGAACAACGCGCGGGCCTTCGTGGGCAAGCGCGTGACCGCCGAGATCATCGGCGTGCTGCCGAGCGGCAGCGGGAAGATGGTCTTCGCCACGCTGCTGGGCGAGGACGTGCCGGTTTAA
- a CDS encoding GntR family transcriptional regulator → MLPFSIELKPGLPITEQVIFAVKKAVVAGRLKPGTPFPSVRAFSQELRINPNTAHKIIATLVAEGVLVTTPAVGSVVAEHAAGDRAAKAALLDDELERLVVEAKNLGLGLDEVQAGLAAHWKRLNKK, encoded by the coding sequence GTGCTCCCGTTCTCCATCGAACTCAAACCCGGCCTGCCGATCACGGAGCAGGTCATCTTCGCCGTGAAGAAGGCCGTGGTGGCCGGCCGGCTCAAGCCCGGCACGCCGTTCCCGTCGGTGCGGGCGTTCAGCCAGGAGCTGCGCATCAACCCCAACACCGCGCACAAGATCATCGCCACCCTCGTCGCCGAGGGCGTGCTCGTCACGACTCCCGCGGTAGGCAGCGTAGTAGCGGAGCACGCCGCCGGTGACCGGGCCGCCAAGGCGGCGCTGTTGGACGACGAACTTGAGCGTCTCGTGGTCGAGGCGAAGAACCTGGGTCTGGGCCTCGACGAGGTGCAGGCCGGACTGGCCGCGCACTGGAAGCGGCTGAACAAAAAGTGA
- a CDS encoding ABC transporter ATP-binding protein: MNIIETDRLTRRFQATEAVHELTLAVPTGSVFALLGANGAGKTTTLKLLVNLLLPTAGSAQVLGVDSRRLGERELAQIGYVSENQKLPGGMTVAQLLDYCRSFYPTWDRTLEAKLLTRFDLPADRALKQLSRGMLMKAALLSALAYRPRLLVLDEPFSGLDPVVRDDFTAGLLEAAQLGETTVLLSSHDIEEVERLADHIALLEAGRLRFTETTEVLLGRFRRIEVELDGAAEPGDLPASWLGWRSEAGRAVFVESAYRRETTEQNCRQRFPSATVQAHPMTLREIFISLARRESNPHA, encoded by the coding sequence ATGAATATCATCGAGACCGACCGACTCACCCGGCGCTTCCAGGCGACCGAGGCGGTGCACGAGCTGACGCTCGCCGTGCCCACCGGAAGCGTCTTCGCCCTGCTCGGCGCCAACGGGGCGGGCAAGACGACGACGCTCAAGCTGCTGGTGAACCTGCTCCTGCCCACGGCCGGTTCGGCGCAGGTGCTGGGGGTGGATTCGCGCCGTCTCGGCGAACGCGAGCTGGCTCAGATCGGTTACGTGTCGGAAAATCAGAAACTGCCCGGCGGGATGACGGTGGCGCAGCTGCTCGATTACTGCCGGTCGTTCTACCCGACCTGGGACCGGACGTTGGAGGCGAAGCTGCTGACGCGCTTCGACCTGCCGGCCGACCGCGCATTGAAGCAGCTTTCCCGCGGTATGCTGATGAAGGCGGCCCTGCTCTCGGCGCTGGCCTACCGTCCGCGCCTGCTGGTGCTCGACGAGCCGTTCAGCGGGCTTGACCCGGTGGTGCGCGACGATTTCACGGCCGGGCTGCTGGAGGCGGCGCAACTGGGCGAGACCACGGTGCTTTTGTCTTCCCATGACATTGAGGAGGTTGAGCGCCTGGCCGACCACATCGCGCTGCTCGAGGCCGGTCGCCTCCGCTTCACCGAGACCACCGAGGTGCTGCTCGGCCGGTTCCGCCGCATCGAGGTAGAGCTGGACGGAGCAGCCGAGCCGGGTGACCTGCCGGCGAGCTGGCTGGGCTGGCGCAGCGAGGCCGGCCGGGCCGTGTTCGTGGAGTCGGCCTACCGGCGGGAGACGACTGAGCAGAACTGCCGCCAGCGCTTCCCCTCGGCCACGGTGCAGGCGCACCCGATGACGCTGCGCGAGATCTTCATTTCCTTGGCCCGCCGCGAATCCAACCCCCACGCCTGA